The following are from one region of the Planctomycetia bacterium genome:
- the prfA gene encoding peptide chain release factor 1, with product MRDDLDKKLARFDEIDHMLADPQVLNNSYLMTTLSRERGSLAKIATKYKQFKDFNTQIVDANEMIASGDKDMRELAEMELPELRAKRETVWNELLDLTVGGEDANRSACVMEIRAGTGGEEAALFARDLYEMYRHYCSTRGWKVDVLDMSSTELGGFKEVILGVDGEGCYRELQYESGGHRVQRVPTTETKGRIHTSAATVAVMAEPEDVEVELKPDDYRKDLFCASGPGGQHVNKTQSAVRLTHYETNIVVQCQDEKSQHKNFAKALRNLKTRIYEFKRAQENAKRSEERKTLVGSGDRSQRIRTYNFPENRVSDHRINLTLYKLDHILSGDLSPVTQALIDYDRNEQRAQFGNME from the coding sequence ATGCGCGATGACTTAGATAAAAAACTGGCCCGCTTCGACGAGATCGACCACATGCTGGCCGATCCTCAGGTGTTGAACAACAGCTACCTGATGACGACCCTCTCGCGCGAGCGAGGCTCGCTCGCCAAGATCGCGACGAAGTACAAGCAGTTCAAGGATTTCAATACGCAGATCGTCGACGCGAACGAAATGATCGCCTCGGGCGATAAAGACATGCGCGAGCTCGCCGAGATGGAGCTGCCCGAGCTGCGCGCGAAGCGCGAAACGGTTTGGAACGAACTGCTGGATCTCACCGTCGGCGGCGAAGACGCCAACCGCAGCGCGTGCGTGATGGAAATTCGCGCCGGCACGGGCGGCGAAGAAGCGGCGCTGTTCGCTCGCGATCTGTATGAAATGTATCGGCACTATTGCAGCACGCGCGGCTGGAAGGTCGACGTACTCGACATGAGCTCCACCGAGCTCGGCGGCTTCAAGGAAGTGATCCTCGGCGTCGACGGCGAAGGCTGTTATCGCGAACTGCAATACGAAAGCGGCGGGCACCGCGTACAGCGCGTCCCGACGACGGAAACCAAAGGGCGCATCCACACCTCGGCCGCGACCGTGGCCGTGATGGCGGAGCCGGAGGATGTCGAAGTCGAGCTCAAGCCCGACGACTACCGCAAAGACTTGTTCTGCGCCAGCGGACCGGGCGGGCAGCACGTCAACAAGACGCAATCCGCCGTCCGGCTCACGCACTACGAAACGAACATCGTCGTGCAGTGCCAAGACGAAAAGAGCCAGCACAAGAACTTCGCCAAAGCGCTCCGTAACTTGAAGACGCGGATCTACGAGTTCAAGCGGGCCCAGGAAAACGCCAAGCGCTCGGAAGAACGAAAGACCCTCGTCGGCTCCGGCGACCGGAGCCAACGGATTCGCACGTACAACTTCCCCGAGAATCGAGTCTCCGACCACCGCATCAACCTCACGCTCTACAAGCTCGACCACATTCTCTCCGGCGACCTCTCGCCGGTCACGCAAGCGCTCATCGACTACGACCGCAACGAGCAACGAGCGCAATTCGGCAACATGGAATAA
- the prmC gene encoding peptide chain release factor N(5)-glutamine methyltransferase gives MSTAEPWTIARLLQWTTGFLKERGADTPKLDAEVLLAHALKCERIMLYARFTEVLVEPMLTEFRGLVKRRATGMPVAYLVGNREFFSLDFTVTPDVLIPRPDTEFAVVGLVDAAKTQKPAVRKEGFEIADVGTGSGILAICGVVKIPGARATAIDIEPGALNVARGNAEAHGVSERIEFIESDLFARVPPERKFDFIVSNPPYITTAEMADLDRDVREFEPHRALEAGPLGTEIIERLVPQAAERLVPGGRLFIEISPQLNEAVGRILAADPRLELLATIEDHGRRPRIAQARRRN, from the coding sequence ATGAGCACCGCCGAGCCTTGGACGATCGCGCGCTTGCTGCAATGGACGACCGGCTTCCTGAAGGAGCGCGGAGCCGACACGCCGAAGCTCGACGCCGAAGTCTTGCTCGCCCATGCGTTGAAGTGCGAGCGGATCATGCTCTACGCCCGCTTCACGGAAGTTCTGGTCGAGCCGATGCTCACGGAGTTTCGCGGCCTCGTCAAACGCCGCGCCACGGGAATGCCCGTCGCCTATCTCGTCGGCAACCGGGAGTTCTTCTCGCTCGATTTCACCGTGACGCCCGACGTCTTGATTCCTCGTCCGGACACCGAATTCGCCGTGGTCGGGCTCGTCGACGCGGCGAAGACGCAGAAGCCGGCGGTGCGAAAAGAAGGCTTCGAGATCGCCGACGTCGGCACCGGCAGCGGCATCCTCGCGATCTGCGGCGTCGTGAAGATCCCCGGCGCACGCGCCACGGCGATCGACATCGAGCCGGGTGCTTTGAACGTCGCGCGCGGTAATGCCGAGGCGCATGGCGTGAGCGAGCGCATCGAGTTCATCGAAAGCGATCTCTTCGCCCGCGTGCCGCCGGAGCGGAAGTTCGACTTCATCGTCAGCAACCCACCCTACATCACGACGGCCGAAATGGCCGATCTCGATCGCGACGTCCGCGAATTCGAGCCGCATCGGGCCCTGGAAGCCGGTCCGCTCGGCACCGAGATCATCGAGCGCCTCGTTCCGCAAGCGGCCGAGCGCTTAGTTCCCGGTGGCCGACTCTTCATCGAAATCAGCCCGCAACTGAACGAAGCGGTCGGCCGGATCCTCGCAGCCGACCCACGCTTAGAACTCCTCGCCACGATCGAAGACCACGGCCGCAGGCCACGCATCGCGCAGGCCCGACGCCGCAACTAA
- a CDS encoding HD domain-containing protein: MPTKNLPIVALAELEVGQDADVFALLFLKEEQRTKDGKPYYRVGFRDAGREVVFPVWNDAPLGEDCRRAWKAGTFYKLRCSYKETSFGPQLDIRKIREVVDADSADGFDPNDFRPRSKFAAETMFGELRAIASEKIGDEPLRLLTLHLLDEHHDALLTLPAATRNHHSFSGGFLEHVLSMTRSAIFFAEKYAAYYDDMTPPLDVDLVVAGAILHDIGKLRELEWQPEGPAYTAEGNLIGHVLQGRDMVREAAAMLAAQEKPVERERLLRLEHIVVSHQRLPEWGAPKPPMTPEALLVHYADDLDAKYHMLYVALRDDKTPGHTTSKKNVLTQQFYRGPQT; the protein is encoded by the coding sequence ATGCCGACGAAGAATTTGCCGATCGTGGCGCTCGCCGAGCTCGAAGTCGGCCAAGATGCCGACGTCTTCGCGCTCTTGTTTCTCAAGGAAGAGCAACGGACGAAAGACGGCAAGCCGTACTATCGGGTCGGCTTTCGCGATGCCGGCCGCGAGGTCGTGTTTCCCGTCTGGAACGACGCGCCGCTCGGCGAAGATTGCCGCCGTGCTTGGAAGGCCGGCACGTTCTACAAGCTCCGCTGCTCCTACAAAGAGACCTCGTTCGGGCCGCAGCTGGACATTCGCAAGATTCGCGAAGTGGTAGACGCCGACTCCGCCGACGGCTTCGACCCCAACGACTTCCGGCCGCGCTCGAAGTTTGCCGCCGAGACGATGTTCGGTGAGCTGCGAGCGATCGCGAGCGAGAAGATCGGCGACGAACCGCTGCGGCTGCTGACGTTGCACCTGCTCGACGAACATCACGACGCTCTGCTCACCTTGCCCGCGGCGACGCGCAACCATCACAGTTTCAGCGGCGGCTTTCTCGAGCATGTGCTGAGCATGACCCGCTCGGCGATCTTCTTCGCCGAGAAGTATGCCGCGTATTACGACGACATGACGCCGCCGCTCGACGTGGATCTCGTCGTCGCAGGTGCGATCTTGCACGACATCGGCAAGCTTCGCGAACTGGAGTGGCAGCCCGAGGGGCCGGCCTACACGGCCGAGGGGAATTTGATCGGCCATGTGCTGCAAGGGCGCGACATGGTGCGCGAAGCGGCTGCGATGCTCGCCGCGCAAGAGAAGCCGGTCGAGCGCGAACGGCTACTGCGGCTCGAGCACATCGTCGTCTCGCATCAACGCCTGCCGGAGTGGGGCGCCCCGAAGCCGCCGATGACTCCCGAAGCGCTCTTGGTTCACTACGCCGACGACCTCGACGCGAAGTACCACATGCTCTACGTGGCGCTCCGCGACGACAAAACCCCCGGCCACACGACCTCGAAAAAGAACGTCCTCACGCAGCAGTTTTATCGTGGTCCGCAAACGTAA
- the galE gene encoding UDP-glucose 4-epimerase GalE, giving the protein MRILVTGGAGYIGSHAVRYLGQLGHDVRVYDNLVYGHREAVPAGSLIVGDLHDRKLLERTLIDHEIEAVMHFAAFAAVNESVVDPGKYFQNNVVGTLSLLEAMRTVGVKRIVFSSTTATYGVPDRMPITEQMPQKPINPYGYTKLVVEQALADYAQAYGFGYAALRYFNASGAAAAGDIGEDHTPESHLIPLVLQVALGQRERIMMFGDDYPTPDGTCIRDYVHVDDLASAHALALDRLVKLGPGAAIKLNLGTGHGYSVRQVVEACRKVTGHAIPAVVAPRREGDPPELVADASAAGRELGWKPRYVAIEEIVGTAWNWHRSHPQGYATK; this is encoded by the coding sequence ATGCGCATTCTCGTCACCGGCGGGGCCGGCTATATCGGCAGCCACGCCGTTCGCTATCTCGGTCAGCTCGGCCACGATGTTCGCGTCTACGATAATCTCGTCTACGGCCATCGCGAGGCGGTGCCGGCCGGCTCGCTTATCGTCGGCGACTTGCACGATCGGAAGCTGCTCGAACGAACGTTGATCGACCACGAGATCGAAGCGGTCATGCACTTCGCGGCCTTCGCGGCCGTGAACGAAAGCGTCGTCGATCCGGGCAAATACTTTCAAAACAACGTCGTCGGCACGCTGTCATTGTTGGAAGCGATGCGCACGGTCGGCGTGAAGCGGATCGTCTTCTCGAGCACGACGGCCACCTACGGCGTGCCCGACCGGATGCCGATCACGGAGCAGATGCCGCAGAAGCCGATCAATCCTTACGGCTACACGAAGCTCGTCGTCGAGCAAGCGCTAGCCGACTATGCGCAGGCCTACGGTTTCGGCTACGCGGCGCTGCGCTACTTCAACGCTTCCGGGGCTGCGGCCGCCGGCGACATCGGCGAAGACCACACGCCGGAGTCGCACTTGATTCCGCTCGTCTTGCAGGTCGCCCTCGGACAGCGCGAGCGGATTATGATGTTCGGCGACGACTACCCGACCCCCGACGGAACCTGCATTCGCGACTACGTGCATGTCGACGACTTGGCTTCGGCCCACGCGCTGGCGCTGGACCGGCTCGTGAAGCTCGGGCCCGGCGCGGCGATCAAGCTAAACCTCGGCACGGGCCATGGCTACAGCGTGCGGCAGGTCGTCGAGGCATGTCGTAAGGTGACGGGGCACGCGATCCCGGCCGTGGTTGCTCCGCGCCGCGAAGGAGACCCACCGGAGCTCGTGGCCGACGCCTCGGCCGCCGGTCGGGAACTCGGCTGGAAGCCCCGCTACGTCGCGATCGAAGAGATCGTCGGCACGGCCTGGAACTGGCACCGATCGCACCCGCAGGGCTACGCAACAAAGTAG
- the rpmE gene encoding 50S ribosomal protein L31 translates to MQKNIHPRYIPTVVKCGCGNGFLTRSTLPEIKVDICNVCHPFYTGKLKFLDTAGRIEKFQKKFAAGYASLTKKAKKPVSAGAADEE, encoded by the coding sequence ATGCAAAAAAACATCCATCCTCGCTACATTCCGACCGTCGTTAAGTGCGGTTGCGGCAACGGCTTCCTCACCCGCAGCACGCTGCCTGAAATCAAGGTCGATATTTGCAACGTTTGCCATCCGTTCTACACGGGCAAACTCAAATTCCTCGACACCGCCGGCCGGATCGAAAAGTTCCAGAAGAAGTTCGCCGCCGGTTATGCCAGCCTCACGAAGAAGGCCAAGAAGCCGGTCAGCGCCGGTGCCGCCGACGAAGAATAG